Part of the Bradyrhizobium sp. AZCC 1721 genome, CCGACCACCAGCGCGATGCGCTTTTCCTGCTGTTGCGCAGCGGCGGAGGTCAAATGACCGGCCAGACCGGACATCGCGACGAGACACACCGAGAGGATCGACAAACTTCTTACTACCCGCATGGGATCCCACCCTGTCTCCGCCCGCGCTGTATGAGACGCGCGTTAAGCTGAACCTTTCTTGAACAAATGCGCTCTCAGCAAGGCATGCTGCAAGTCAAATCGAGCCCGAACGCCCTCGCCGCCCGGTTCCGGCACGGAGATTCGCATTGTCGCGGCCGCCCGGCGGGCGTATCCTTCCATCCTAATCGTGTTCGCCCGCATCGTGAGGCGACTGCGCGAGTTCCTCCCGGTGTGCGGAATGCCCATGCAATGGAGGAAATCGTCATGACCGTCGCCCCAACCCTGCAAAAATACCTGGATCAAAGCGTCACCTACGACGTGATCCCTCATGCCCCCACGAAGTCATCGACGCGCACAGCAGAAGCCTGCCACGTGCCGGGCGATGCGCTGGCCAAGGCCGTCGTGCTGCGCCGCGACGGCGGCTACATGATGGCCGTTCTTCCGGCCTCCCATCACCTGCATCTGTCGACCCTGAAAAGTCAGCTCGGCCACAAGGTCGACCTGGCGAGCGAAAAAGAGATCGCGGAGCTGTTTGTCGACTGCGACATTGGAGCGATCCCGCCGGTT contains:
- a CDS encoding aminoacyl-tRNA deacylase codes for the protein MTVAPTLQKYLDQSVTYDVIPHAPTKSSTRTAEACHVPGDALAKAVVLRRDGGYMMAVLPASHHLHLSTLKSQLGHKVDLASEKEIAELFVDCDIGAIPPVGECYGLDVIVDDSIDPRRDIYMEAGDHATLIRMDGEQFARLNAKAWRGHFSTHD